Proteins encoded in a region of the Culicoidibacter larvae genome:
- a CDS encoding DUF2207 domain-containing protein, protein MNYRSYGSGTGGCLLIGLVATIIFIVLAVVAWQLIFLLWPVFLVLLIVGIIYRIYVGHKMKKRYQEEMKNYTETHQQFTNIHQSNGEVFEAEYTVVDEEKEDKQD, encoded by the coding sequence ATGAATTATAGATCATATGGCAGCGGTACAGGGGGCTGTTTACTGATTGGATTGGTAGCAACGATTATTTTTATAGTTTTAGCTGTTGTTGCATGGCAATTGATTTTCTTGCTGTGGCCGGTATTTCTGGTATTGCTGATTGTTGGTATTATTTACCGCATTTATGTTGGACATAAAATGAAAAAACGCTATCAGGAAGAAATGAAAAATTATACAGAAACCCATCAACAATTTACTAATATCCATCAATCAAACGGTGAAGTTTTTGAAGCAGAGTATACTGTGGTTGATGAAGAAAAAGAAGATAAGCAAGACTAG
- a CDS encoding heavy-metal-associated domain-containing protein, translated as METFNLVVPSMECDGCERAVTKALQHVKGVMVVDVDLAEKSVSVVTDGSIELQQLVDAISDAGHTVAA; from the coding sequence ATGGAGACATTTAATTTAGTTGTTCCATCAATGGAATGTGATGGCTGCGAACGCGCAGTTACTAAGGCGTTGCAACATGTAAAAGGTGTTATGGTTGTTGATGTCGACTTAGCAGAAAAATCAGTGAGTGTTGTCACTGACGGATCAATTGAATTGCAACAACTTGTTGATGCAATCAGCGATGCCGGACACACCGTGGCGGCTTAA
- a CDS encoding ArsR/SmtB family transcription factor, translating into MELVNVMKALGEPTRLRITMLLLDKTLCGYNIEHVLDLSQTNVSRHIAKLKQAGIVAEEKSGQRCHFSISPEFRNGYAPVYQFLMEQRATDEGQYKLDEICYQSYDECGCEDPNCTCHVNKEA; encoded by the coding sequence ATGGAATTAGTAAATGTAATGAAAGCACTAGGTGAACCAACCAGATTGCGTATCACCATGCTGCTATTAGATAAAACATTATGTGGTTACAATATTGAGCATGTACTTGATTTGAGTCAAACTAATGTTTCGCGCCATATTGCTAAGTTAAAACAAGCCGGTATTGTTGCGGAAGAAAAGTCAGGACAACGATGTCATTTCTCAATTTCACCGGAATTTAGAAATGGTTATGCGCCAGTTTATCAATTTTTAATGGAACAGCGCGCAACTGATGAGGGGCAATATAAACTTGATGAGATTTGCTATCAAAGTTACGACGAGTGTGGTTGTGAAGATCCAAATTGTACTTGTCATGTCAATAAGGAGGCATAA
- a CDS encoding folate family ECF transporter S component: MKDSIRIRKIAVAGLMIALSVVLGYISIVIIPGTVVISFKQVPILVGGIFLGPFYGIIIGAITDLLNLLFSGQFATFNPMYTIQAMLIGLCGGLLYRKKLTWFNITIINAVRAFVLNLLYGSFIIYIMNGMVLPVFISRTINAFTTQFLLVGIILILLVPFFNKWRIRINGSDPAEKTITQE, from the coding sequence ATGAAAGACTCTATTCGTATCAGAAAAATTGCTGTTGCCGGACTGATGATTGCGCTCTCAGTGGTATTGGGTTATATTTCCATTGTGATTATCCCGGGAACTGTTGTCATTTCTTTTAAACAAGTCCCTATCCTTGTTGGCGGTATCTTCTTAGGACCATTTTATGGTATTATTATTGGTGCCATTACCGACCTTTTAAACTTATTATTTAGTGGTCAATTTGCCACCTTCAATCCGATGTATACTATCCAGGCAATGTTAATTGGTTTATGCGGCGGACTCCTTTACCGTAAAAAACTTACCTGGTTTAACATCACCATCATTAATGCAGTTCGTGCTTTTGTACTGAACTTGCTTTATGGATCATTTATTATCTATATTATGAATGGTATGGTTTTACCAGTATTTATCAGTCGAACTATTAATGCATTCACTACTCAATTTTTGCTTGTTGGTATTATCTTAATTCTATTAGTGCCTTTCTTTAATAAGTGGCGCATCCGGATTAACGGCAGTGACCCGGCAGAAAAAACTATTACTCAGGAGTGA
- a CDS encoding Tex family protein, translating to MESIALIAKELHLKQSQIEHVLSLLGDGNTVPFIARYRKEATGGLDEEQIREIAKIHEYREQLNKRKADVIRLIDEKGMLTDELRAQIEKCERLVDVEDLYLPYKEKRKTKATEAIAMGLQPLAEWLLAQPKTDISAEASKYVGDNVVDVEAALQGARYIIAETISDTAAFRQFIRNYTFKHGVLHTKLKKGGNEKDEKMVYQQYYDYQEPIRSAANHRILAINRAENENIIRVSLVVDTIRIFDYLEEKLEVNRSLAKEQLTQSIQDSYKRLLAPSIERELRNEATAIAHEEAIQLFGANLRQLLLQPPLRNQIVLALDPAFRTGCKLAVIDATGKLLEKTVIYPHQPKNDKVGSAKKIAELVKKHGCTIIAIGNGTASRESEEFIAATISEYNLNIPFIIVSEAGASVYSASKLAISEFPDLAVEERSAISIGRRIQDPLAELVKIEPQAIGVGQYQHDVAGNRLTQELGDVVETAVNQVGVNVNTASVSLLQYVSGLSKTIAQNIVTARETDGAFASRKQLAKIPRFGAKTYVQAIGFLRISDAKNPFDATAIHPESYKKAEELLKLLNLPVASIGTAEMKEKVDSLERPQLCEQLAIDKYTLDDILDAFCMPNRDIRDTFAQPLLRKDVLGLEDLFVGMELEGTVRNIVDFGAFVDIGLKNDGLVHISKMAKQFIKHPLDVVAVGDIVKVYVENIDQARGKVGLSMLDPE from the coding sequence ATGGAATCAATTGCATTAATCGCTAAGGAGTTACATCTGAAGCAATCTCAAATTGAACATGTGTTATCGCTGTTAGGGGACGGGAATACCGTTCCTTTTATTGCGCGGTACCGAAAAGAAGCAACCGGTGGCTTGGATGAGGAACAGATCCGGGAAATCGCCAAAATTCATGAATACCGTGAACAACTGAATAAACGAAAAGCGGATGTTATTCGGTTAATTGATGAAAAGGGTATGCTAACCGATGAGCTACGGGCGCAAATTGAAAAATGCGAGCGTCTGGTAGATGTTGAAGACCTTTATTTGCCTTACAAAGAGAAGCGCAAAACCAAAGCAACCGAAGCAATTGCGATGGGCTTGCAGCCGCTGGCAGAGTGGTTGTTGGCGCAGCCAAAAACCGATATCTCAGCTGAAGCCAGCAAGTATGTTGGCGACAACGTTGTTGATGTTGAAGCTGCCTTGCAAGGCGCACGGTATATTATTGCTGAAACCATCAGCGACACTGCTGCATTCCGTCAGTTTATCCGTAACTATACATTCAAACATGGGGTTTTGCATACTAAGCTTAAAAAGGGCGGCAATGAAAAAGATGAAAAAATGGTCTATCAGCAATATTATGATTACCAGGAACCAATCCGCAGTGCCGCCAATCACCGGATTTTGGCAATCAACCGTGCTGAAAACGAAAATATTATTCGTGTAAGTTTAGTTGTTGATACGATTCGTATTTTTGATTATCTTGAGGAAAAGCTGGAGGTTAATCGCTCTTTAGCCAAAGAGCAATTAACCCAATCAATTCAGGATAGTTATAAACGTTTGTTGGCCCCATCAATTGAGCGTGAATTACGCAATGAGGCAACTGCTATAGCCCATGAGGAAGCAATTCAATTATTTGGTGCTAACTTGCGCCAGCTTTTATTGCAACCGCCGTTACGCAATCAAATCGTTTTGGCACTCGATCCGGCATTTCGTACCGGATGTAAGTTGGCGGTTATTGATGCAACCGGAAAACTTTTGGAAAAGACGGTTATTTATCCGCATCAGCCGAAAAATGATAAGGTTGGTAGCGCCAAGAAAATTGCTGAGTTGGTAAAAAAGCATGGTTGTACCATCATTGCTATTGGCAATGGGACTGCCAGCCGTGAGAGTGAAGAATTTATCGCTGCAACCATCAGCGAATATAATTTGAATATTCCGTTTATTATTGTTAGTGAAGCCGGGGCCAGCGTTTACTCGGCGAGTAAACTGGCGATATCTGAGTTTCCTGATTTAGCAGTAGAAGAACGCAGTGCAATTTCAATTGGCCGACGGATTCAAGATCCATTGGCAGAGCTGGTAAAGATCGAACCGCAGGCTATTGGTGTTGGTCAATATCAACATGATGTTGCCGGTAATCGTTTGACTCAGGAACTTGGTGACGTGGTGGAAACTGCAGTTAACCAAGTTGGGGTAAATGTTAATACCGCCAGTGTTTCATTGTTGCAATATGTTTCCGGTCTATCAAAAACAATCGCTCAGAATATTGTGACTGCACGTGAAACCGATGGTGCTTTTGCATCGCGGAAGCAACTGGCAAAAATTCCACGATTTGGTGCTAAAACTTATGTGCAAGCGATTGGCTTCTTGCGCATTAGTGATGCTAAGAACCCATTTGATGCCACTGCGATTCACCCTGAGAGTTATAAGAAGGCAGAAGAATTATTAAAGTTGCTTAACTTACCGGTAGCTAGTATAGGAACTGCTGAGATGAAGGAAAAAGTTGATAGTCTTGAACGCCCGCAACTTTGTGAGCAACTGGCTATTGATAAATATACTTTAGATGATATCTTAGATGCTTTCTGTATGCCGAATCGCGATATTCGTGATACTTTTGCTCAGCCATTGCTGCGTAAAGACGTATTGGGATTAGAAGACTTGTTTGTCGGCATGGAATTAGAAGGTACAGTTCGTAATATTGTAGATTTTGGTGCCTTTGTTGACATCGGACTTAAAAATGATGGCTTGGTGCATATTTCTAAAATGGCAAAGCAATTCATTAAACATCCGCTTGATGTTGTAGCTGTTGGCGACATCGTCAAAGTGTATGTTGAAAATATCGATCAGGCAAGAGGCAAAGTTGGTTTGTCGATGCTTGATCCTGAGTAA
- a CDS encoding RidA family protein has product MKQSRNPQTVHPPLAHYVHQIEINQPTKILMLSGQVGMTLEKEIPTEASAQLEQALLNIKANLDAANLDVADITKVTIYVTEPIDASIRSTILNDFFGSHTPCMTYLQIQALANPALKVEIDTVVYK; this is encoded by the coding sequence ATGAAACAGTCTAGAAATCCGCAAACGGTGCACCCACCGCTTGCTCATTATGTGCATCAAATCGAAATTAACCAACCAACAAAGATATTGATGCTTTCCGGTCAAGTTGGCATGACTCTGGAAAAAGAGATTCCAACTGAAGCGTCAGCCCAGTTGGAGCAAGCTTTGCTAAATATTAAAGCAAATCTCGATGCTGCCAATTTAGATGTAGCTGATATTACCAAAGTCACCATCTATGTAACCGAACCAATCGATGCTTCAATCCGCAGTACAATCCTAAATGATTTTTTTGGCAGCCACACCCCATGTATGACCTATTTGCAGATTCAAGCTTTGGCAAACCCTGCTCTCAAAGTCGAGATTGACACTGTTGTATACAAATAA
- a CDS encoding heavy metal translocating P-type ATPase — protein MMKNLKMRVNGMTCTNCSATIERVLAKQEGVEAVVNFSTGYVVGKYDDSKYSLEDIAAMIERAGYDPVLPEKEAATDTHKHGTKEMKRDLWIGIITSLILNIPMIEHLGIAHVPEIFNNPLLQFILATIAMYFVGRNFFISAIKGIRHGNLNMDVLVTIGAISAYGYSIFQWVYYAMNPGAGMPFYYFETAAVILTLIFIGHYIEGRATEKTTTALKDLEKLAATEAHVLVDGAEVTIPIDQIRVNTEMRVYKGEKIPVDGIVVTGDSFIDEAVITGESVPVMKEKGSDVIGGTINMGDTLVIRATKVGGDTMLSAIIQVVEEAQMKKPSIQRIADKISTIFVPTILVIALVTFIGWMVFSGDFIQAFNAAMSVVVISCPCALGLATPLSVLVGTSNAAKMGILYKAGDVFERIQKVDAICFDKTGTLTVGKPQVLTWLGDTDVFDIVWTLEREVVHPIAYAMVEYTAAQDAKAITFDNFKEVAGYGIEGSIGDEQYLIGSLKYMNKENKTIAPKFVELQEASLEKGHTLVYIAKNDAVVAMAAVSDEIKPNAKATIEKMKKRGITTYMITGDNEKAAHTVAIELGIDHVYAGVLPTEKADYIKKIQAEGKQVAFVGDGVNDAPALVVADLGIALGSGTDVAISAADVTLVNSDLDSVDKALQLSQATLRNIYENFAWAFSYNLIAIPMAAFGLLNPMWAAAFMAFSDIVVVLNAWRLRFFKTK, from the coding sequence ATGATGAAAAATTTGAAAATGCGGGTTAATGGGATGACTTGTACTAATTGCTCGGCAACAATTGAGCGGGTACTGGCGAAACAAGAGGGTGTTGAAGCGGTTGTGAATTTCAGTACCGGATATGTTGTTGGTAAATATGATGATTCTAAATATAGTTTGGAAGATATTGCAGCAATGATTGAACGTGCTGGTTATGATCCGGTTTTACCCGAAAAAGAAGCGGCAACGGATACTCACAAGCATGGTACTAAAGAAATGAAACGTGATCTTTGGATTGGGATTATTACTTCATTGATTTTAAATATTCCAATGATTGAGCATTTGGGTATTGCTCATGTACCGGAAATCTTTAATAATCCATTACTGCAATTTATTCTTGCAACGATTGCCATGTATTTTGTTGGGCGTAATTTCTTTATTAGTGCGATAAAAGGAATTCGTCATGGTAACTTGAATATGGATGTATTAGTAACAATTGGGGCGATAAGTGCTTATGGGTATAGTATCTTCCAATGGGTTTACTATGCAATGAATCCAGGTGCCGGAATGCCGTTTTATTATTTTGAAACTGCGGCAGTTATTTTAACGCTGATATTTATTGGTCATTATATTGAAGGCCGGGCTACTGAGAAAACAACAACGGCATTGAAAGACTTGGAAAAATTGGCAGCTACCGAAGCGCATGTTTTGGTTGATGGTGCGGAAGTAACTATTCCTATTGACCAAATCCGGGTGAATACTGAGATGCGGGTTTATAAAGGAGAAAAGATTCCGGTAGATGGAATTGTTGTTACCGGCGATAGCTTTATTGATGAAGCCGTTATTACCGGTGAGTCAGTGCCGGTGATGAAAGAAAAAGGCAGCGATGTTATTGGTGGCACTATTAATATGGGTGATACCCTGGTTATTCGTGCTACTAAAGTTGGTGGCGACACGATGCTTTCGGCCATCATTCAAGTAGTTGAAGAGGCGCAGATGAAGAAGCCAAGTATTCAGCGGATTGCTGATAAAATTTCAACTATTTTTGTGCCGACGATATTGGTGATTGCATTAGTTACCTTTATTGGCTGGATGGTATTCAGTGGTGACTTCATTCAAGCCTTTAATGCGGCAATGAGCGTAGTCGTTATTTCTTGTCCATGTGCTTTAGGACTGGCAACACCGTTATCAGTTTTAGTCGGAACTTCGAATGCTGCGAAGATGGGAATCTTATATAAAGCCGGAGATGTATTTGAGCGAATTCAAAAAGTTGATGCTATTTGTTTTGATAAAACCGGAACACTTACGGTTGGGAAACCGCAAGTGTTAACATGGCTTGGCGATACTGATGTCTTTGATATTGTTTGGACTTTGGAAAGAGAAGTCGTTCACCCAATTGCATATGCTATGGTAGAATATACTGCGGCACAAGATGCAAAAGCAATTACATTTGATAACTTTAAAGAAGTTGCCGGATATGGTATTGAAGGCAGCATTGGCGATGAACAGTATTTAATTGGTTCATTAAAATACATGAATAAAGAAAACAAAACCATTGCACCTAAGTTTGTTGAACTTCAAGAAGCATCACTTGAAAAAGGGCATACACTTGTATATATTGCTAAAAATGATGCTGTAGTGGCAATGGCTGCGGTTAGTGATGAAATTAAACCAAATGCAAAAGCAACAATTGAAAAAATGAAAAAACGCGGTATTACAACTTATATGATTACCGGTGATAATGAGAAAGCAGCACATACCGTAGCAATTGAACTAGGTATTGATCATGTGTATGCCGGAGTATTACCGACTGAAAAAGCTGACTACATTAAGAAGATTCAAGCTGAGGGCAAACAAGTGGCCTTTGTTGGTGACGGTGTCAACGATGCGCCAGCATTAGTTGTTGCTGACTTAGGAATTGCTTTAGGAAGCGGGACTGATGTTGCAATCAGCGCAGCTGATGTCACTTTAGTGAACAGTGATTTGGATTCAGTTGATAAGGCCCTACAATTATCACAAGCAACGTTACGTAATATTTATGAGAACTTTGCCTGGGCTTTCAGCTACAACCTTATTGCCATCCCGATGGCAGCCTTTGGATTATTGAATCCGATGTGGGCAGCAGCGTTCATGGCGTTCAGTGATATTGTAGTTGTGTTGAATGCTTGGCGTTTACGTTTTTTCAAAACCAAGTAG
- the alr gene encoding alanine racemase codes for MAEAIHRPTWLEIDLQALLNNVNTVQSFHRERTIWPVLKANAYHHGVGPIAQTLIDAGISHFSVSNLDEAIELQQIFDTHKIDATILIFGDVLYENIALVRSNWCLTMSQLEWIKGAKEYDFSNQLHVHLEVDSGMHRRGLQTLEETKVALAELLSDERFVVDGIYTHFAVADTDVAGTEQQAAYFRDILHHLDYEFTHVHCANSNGALLDVSKECNGLRPGAIIYGIGIHPEDYQQYGIRQIASLYSSLVEVKQIKKGEHVGYGWSYQAGQDEWIGIIPIGYADGWVLGNQGRSVYIDGHYCEIIGRVCMDQMMVRLPGLMPAGVTVELFGSHIPLYQVAQELGTIDYEVVCLLDERIMRTYIK; via the coding sequence ATGGCAGAAGCAATTCATCGGCCGACATGGCTGGAAATAGATTTACAGGCATTACTGAATAATGTTAATACGGTGCAAAGTTTTCATCGTGAGCGGACGATTTGGCCGGTACTGAAAGCAAATGCTTATCATCATGGCGTTGGTCCGATTGCGCAGACGTTAATTGATGCCGGTATTAGTCATTTCAGTGTTTCTAATTTAGATGAAGCTATTGAATTGCAGCAAATTTTTGATACTCACAAGATTGATGCAACGATACTTATTTTTGGCGATGTTTTATACGAAAATATTGCTTTGGTGCGTTCGAACTGGTGTCTGACCATGAGTCAGCTTGAGTGGATTAAAGGTGCTAAAGAATATGATTTTTCCAATCAGTTGCATGTACATCTTGAAGTTGATTCTGGGATGCATCGCCGTGGTTTGCAAACACTTGAAGAAACCAAAGTAGCACTTGCTGAATTATTGAGTGATGAGCGGTTTGTTGTTGATGGTATTTATACCCATTTTGCGGTGGCGGACACAGATGTAGCCGGTACCGAGCAACAAGCGGCTTATTTCCGTGATATTTTACATCATTTAGACTATGAGTTTACACATGTTCATTGTGCGAATTCAAATGGTGCATTATTGGATGTAAGTAAAGAGTGCAATGGTTTGCGCCCGGGAGCTATTATTTATGGTATTGGTATTCATCCAGAAGATTATCAGCAATATGGCATTCGTCAGATTGCTAGTCTGTATAGTTCACTGGTTGAAGTCAAGCAGATTAAAAAAGGTGAACATGTTGGTTATGGCTGGAGTTATCAAGCTGGACAGGATGAATGGATTGGAATTATTCCGATAGGGTATGCTGATGGCTGGGTGCTTGGGAACCAAGGACGCAGCGTCTATATTGACGGCCATTATTGTGAAATAATCGGCCGGGTTTGCATGGACCAGATGATGGTTCGCCTGCCGGGGTTAATGCCGGCTGGCGTTACTGTAGAGCTTTTCGGAAGTCATATTCCGCTATACCAAGTAGCTCAAGAACTAGGGACAATTGATTATGAAGTTGTTTGTCTGCTGGATGAAAGAATTATGCGCACTTATATAAAATAA
- a CDS encoding aldo/keto reductase: MEHMIPKIKLNNGVEIPQLGFGTFKIEDGKPVIDAVTTALETGYRHIDTAAVYKNEDGVGTALHESGIRRDELFVTTKLWNRDQGYDSALRAFDESMKKLKLDFVDLYLIHWPTDMELISESWRALERLYKDGVVRAIGVSNFKEHHLKPILENCEVRPAANQVEFHLTLQQDQLLQYCNQQDIAIEAWSPLMQGTFGDIELVNQLADKYGKTPAQIILRWDIQKQVITIPKSVTPSRIKENFDIFDFVLSNEDMALLGQLNTETRIGPDPDDYKKK; encoded by the coding sequence ATGGAGCATATGATTCCGAAAATTAAATTGAATAATGGCGTTGAGATTCCACAACTTGGTTTTGGCACCTTTAAAATCGAGGATGGTAAGCCGGTTATTGATGCAGTGACAACAGCTCTTGAAACTGGATATCGTCATATTGACACTGCTGCTGTCTACAAAAATGAGGATGGCGTAGGAACAGCTTTACATGAGTCTGGGATTCGCCGTGATGAATTATTTGTAACAACTAAGTTATGGAACCGTGACCAAGGTTACGATTCTGCCTTACGTGCATTTGATGAATCAATGAAGAAATTAAAACTTGATTTTGTTGACCTTTATTTAATTCATTGGCCAACGGACATGGAATTGATTAGTGAGAGCTGGCGAGCATTAGAAAGACTTTACAAAGATGGTGTAGTTCGGGCAATTGGTGTTAGTAATTTTAAGGAGCATCATTTAAAACCAATTCTTGAAAACTGCGAAGTTCGTCCGGCAGCAAATCAGGTTGAGTTCCATTTAACCTTGCAACAAGATCAATTACTGCAATATTGCAACCAACAAGACATTGCAATTGAAGCATGGAGTCCGTTAATGCAAGGAACATTTGGTGATATTGAGCTTGTCAACCAATTAGCTGACAAGTATGGGAAAACACCGGCACAAATTATTTTACGCTGGGATATTCAAAAACAAGTTATTACCATTCCTAAATCAGTAACTCCATCACGAATTAAAGAAAACTTCGATATCTTTGATTTTGTTTTGAGCAACGAAGACATGGCCTTGCTGGGTCAATTAAATACTGAAACCCGCATTGGTCCGGATCCGGATGATTATAAGAAGAAATGA
- the acpS gene encoding holo-ACP synthase, with the protein MIIGIGVDTTEIERVVPTMADKILTPAELTQYQTRLGIRKSEYLAGRWAAKEAASKALGCGFGEQLVFTDIEILNAQNGQPALTVKGYESLRFHVSITHTKTVATAFVVAEEIE; encoded by the coding sequence ATGATTATCGGCATAGGTGTTGATACTACCGAAATCGAGCGAGTTGTGCCAACAATGGCAGATAAGATTTTGACGCCTGCTGAGCTGACTCAGTATCAGACACGTCTTGGTATTCGCAAAAGCGAATACCTTGCCGGTCGCTGGGCAGCGAAGGAAGCGGCGAGCAAAGCGCTCGGCTGTGGTTTCGGCGAACAATTGGTATTTACCGATATTGAAATATTGAATGCGCAGAACGGCCAGCCTGCACTTACAGTGAAGGGCTATGAGTCGCTGCGTTTTCATGTTTCAATTACCCATACAAAGACGGTTGCGACAGCATTTGTTGTTGCTGAAGAAATTGAGTGA
- a CDS encoding HAD-IIB family hydrolase — translation MIKHFFCDLDGTIFFDGVTKEADLEAVRKFVADGGQFHVATGRSDQEIITFSKQFDIPVTHRVSGNGSTVYSVSGENLAMHNLDDEILTFLGEHLIEHQHRITNFELQVDDKVHFHDEPSPFARELKDGILVIDPDLFSKIGTELHGAKFYIDGETEMMVELAAELRARFANKVEIFDDGHFLNVNPKDIHKGVGITALLDAYDIAADEIAVIGDGANDIDMFAITPNSFSFNHASENVKAHASYLVDTVAEALAKVEELNTRK, via the coding sequence ATGATTAAGCATTTTTTTTGTGACTTAGACGGAACAATTTTTTTTGATGGGGTAACCAAGGAAGCTGATTTGGAAGCGGTACGCAAGTTTGTTGCTGATGGCGGTCAATTTCACGTCGCAACCGGGCGTAGTGATCAGGAGATTATTACTTTTAGCAAACAATTTGATATTCCGGTAACTCATCGCGTGAGTGGTAACGGTTCAACTGTATATAGCGTAAGCGGTGAAAATCTAGCTATGCATAATTTAGATGATGAGATTCTGACATTTCTTGGTGAGCATTTAATTGAACACCAACATCGCATTACTAATTTTGAGTTACAAGTTGATGACAAGGTACATTTTCATGATGAGCCAAGTCCCTTTGCCCGCGAATTGAAAGATGGTATTTTGGTAATTGATCCGGATTTGTTCAGTAAAATCGGAACTGAATTACATGGTGCAAAGTTTTATATTGATGGTGAAACTGAGATGATGGTCGAACTGGCAGCAGAATTGCGTGCTCGTTTTGCCAACAAGGTTGAAATTTTTGATGATGGTCATTTCCTGAATGTGAATCCTAAAGATATTCATAAAGGTGTCGGTATTACTGCTTTGTTAGATGCTTATGATATTGCTGCCGATGAGATTGCCGTAATCGGTGATGGCGCAAACGATATTGATATGTTTGCAATTACACCAAATAGTTTCAGTTTTAATCATGCGAGTGAAAATGTGAAGGCACATGCAAGTTATTTGGTAGACACAGTTGCTGAGGCGTTAGCTAAAGTTGAGGAATTGAATACGCGTAAATAA
- a CDS encoding EFR1 family ferrodoxin (N-terminal region resembles flavodoxins. C-terminal ferrodoxin region binds two 4Fe-4S clusters.): MNILHIYHSGVGNTRLVAEQLHHYINQVCPSQLFTVENASAEAVTNSQYLILGFPTYHCQPSDSIMKFIEALPEYPEPKYAFIYTSCGLYPANTLRIFAQLCARKNIRVVYDSWYRAPATDGVLLTPGVKLFKQFPKDMTVRLQIDAKQFITRIQNTELLSYIPRFKLYGILNYPNRYFALKHKHTIYIDDSSCIACGKCICNCPQHALSFDEEKHVQFSPKPCESCLRCVHHCPVAAMSIRKNHKPKQLFDTHFYDVIQASWLNK; the protein is encoded by the coding sequence ATGAACATACTTCATATCTATCATTCAGGAGTGGGGAACACCCGATTAGTTGCTGAGCAATTGCATCATTATATTAATCAAGTGTGTCCATCGCAGTTGTTTACGGTTGAAAATGCTTCAGCTGAAGCAGTAACAAATAGTCAGTATTTAATTCTGGGGTTTCCAACTTATCATTGTCAGCCTTCGGATTCAATTATGAAATTCATTGAGGCATTACCGGAGTATCCGGAACCTAAGTATGCTTTCATTTACACGAGTTGCGGTTTATATCCGGCAAATACGCTGCGCATTTTTGCTCAACTTTGCGCCCGCAAAAATATCCGTGTTGTTTATGATAGCTGGTATCGCGCGCCGGCAACTGACGGCGTGCTACTCACTCCGGGAGTTAAGTTATTTAAACAGTTTCCTAAGGATATGACAGTGCGTCTGCAAATCGATGCAAAACAATTTATTACTCGGATTCAGAATACTGAGCTGTTAAGTTATATTCCGCGGTTTAAGTTGTATGGCATCCTCAATTATCCTAATCGTTATTTTGCTTTAAAGCATAAACATACGATTTATATAGATGATAGTAGTTGTATTGCCTGCGGGAAGTGTATTTGTAACTGTCCTCAACATGCTTTGTCCTTCGATGAGGAAAAGCATGTCCAATTTTCACCAAAACCGTGTGAATCTTGTTTGCGGTGTGTTCATCATTGTCCGGTTGCGGCGATGTCGATTCGCAAGAACCATAAACCTAAGCAGTTGTTTGATACGCATTTTTATGATGTTATTCAGGCGTCGTGGTTGAATAAGTAA